From Solibacillus sp. FSL W7-1464:
GAATCCTAGATCATTTGCTTTTTTGTACATGTCTTTTCTTTTAGATTCAATTCTTATTCTCAATCTTAGTCTGAATATTTTTTTGAAAAATAAAAATCTCATTGCTAAATTTATATTCCTTTCTAAAGTATTACGATATTTTATTAGTTTACCTAGAAATAAAACAACGCTTATCCATCGTAACTTATGAATATATAATAAAGTGTCGAAACATGGTAGAAATATAAAGTTCATAAATTTGTAAAAAATAGGTGTATTATACAAAAATAATTTCATCTCATATTGACTTCAATTATGAAACGAAATAGTTAAAGAAAGGTACTGTTTCAGAGGGGTTATTTCCTTTTAATTGAAGAATTTACCTTTTAATTTGTAAATTATTAATTGATAGATTATTCTAATAAAGTACCTGATACATCGAAACTTAAGTTTGTAACCGTTTTCAATGTCGATATATAGAAGGGGGAGGAGATTACACACATGTTGCAGGCATTAAAAGTTGGATTACTCATCGAACGCTCCAACCGAAAAAATATTGTTGCGTTACTCGCAGTGATCGTCATTGTGTTCGGATGTATGTTTTTTATTAAAGCACAGGCAGTAGGAGATCAGCTCAATGAAAAAAGGGGCGACTACTACAGTTCACGTGCTGTATTATCCAAGTTCCAAGTTCAGGATGCCTCAAGGGACGGGGATGGCAGTGATTTATTTAAAAATCTGACCCAGCAGAAAAGTGCCGTCGCTTTACAAATTGCCTCATTAACTTTAGAAAACTATCCGATGTATTATGAAGCGTCCTATCGTATTGCCGAACTACGGCAACAAGCGTTTGATATGGAAGATTACGAAAAAGTGAAGGATTTGCTGCCTACCAAATTCCAAAATTCATTGAATTACCTATATTTTAAAATGATGTACGAATCGGGCAAAAATACGATTAGCGATATATCTCATTACATACCGTTTTTGTTGTATTTCTTTAGTTTAGTAGGTGTGGGCTGGTACATATTTATGAGTTTCTATACGAGTTCGATTTTACTGGATGATTTTGAGCATTCAAGCATTATTAAAGGCTACCCGGTTCGGTTTGACCAATATGTGATATCCAAATGTATCATTGCCTTTTTGTATGTTGTCGCATTTATTGGGCTCATCTTTATTAGTGCGGCGCCATTGTTATTCAATGGAATGGGCGATAGTGCCGAAAAAGTGGCTGTTTATTTAGGGGAGCCGGCATTAATTTCAAGTGTGCGCTATATTGTGCTTTGCATTGTCTATATGCTGGTCATTTCAATGTTTGTCATGCTATTGTCCATTATTTTAAATGTACTGCTGAAAAATATGTATTTGACATTGTTTGTTCATTTTATTCTATTCTTTTTACCGATAATTTTCCCTTCGATTATTAGTGTGTTCCCGTACAATCCGTTCCATTTCATGAACTTCAATGAAATTTTAAATGGAATGCCGTTGGATTTAGTGCGTCCTGTGGATGTAACGATGAATATCGGGTTATTGATTATGAGTATTTGTATATTAATCATGTTATTCGTCATTAAAACATTCTTCTCTACAGGAAAAATTAAAAGGGCCTAAGGGGGGATAGAAATGTACGGATATTTTAAATTTGAACTGAAACAGTTTTTTACGAATAAGAAAAACTTGGCGATTTATTTTCTCTTGGCGTTTGCTGCGATATTTTATGCGTTTAAGATTGCACCTGCCTATGATCCGATTGAAAAAGTGGATCGAGAGGAAATTGAAGCCCGCTATTTAACACGTCAGGAATTTATCGATGATTTAAGTAAGAGGGACTTATGGCAAATTCATCCGCTTACAGTTGATGCGTACCATAAGTTTTCTGCTGTCAACCCGTTGGATAAGGCAAGAATGGATGCACTTGATGCAAATGATCTGAAAAAGTATGCGGAAGTAACGAGCACCTGGTATTTTGAGATGAGCTATATGACTTTTTATAATGAGCACCTTTCCTATAATGACCGTTATTATGTGGCAGACAGGGAATTTGCAAATAATGAAGGTGCTTTAAATGCAATGGATCAACATTACCGGTACAGTGCTTTTAATGAGGCGGATTACGAGTTGTCAATTGGTGTATTTGAACAGCGTACAGCATTGCAAACGCTTGAACGACTTGTAAAAGGACCGCTTCCTTTAATATTAATTATTTGTTCCTTGTTACTGGCAATCGATATTGTGGCGAAGGATCGTCGTCATCCGACTGTGCTGAAAGGTTTTCCGATTGCCGACTGGAAGAAGCTGCTCATGAAAGCAGGTGTTGCTTTTATCGGCAGTATTACTTTATTTGCTCCTTTACTTATTGGTTTTATGATCATTGGAGCTCAATCAGGTTTCGGGCATCTTAAGCTGCCATCACCTGAGTATGTATTTGCTTTCATACCATGGGGAAATGAGAGTTTAGCTAATATGATGACATTGGGCACGTTTTTGGGCCGGTCTTTATCACTCTTAATTTTATGGTTCATTGTCATCATCAATGTTGTGATTTTAAGCAGTGTGCTGTTCCGACAAGAAATGGTGAACTTGGCGGCCGGACTATTCGTCATTTTTGGCGAAAAGTTTTATCTGAGCCGCGGTATCGGTTATTTCTGGGAAGTGGAAAAAGTACCTACAACGTATATCCATGTCGGAAAAGTTGTGTCTAGTTATCAGAACTATTATTTAGGAAGTGAGAATGTAGATTATCAATACGGCTTGCTATTATTGACAATATGCGCGGTAGTATTATTGATAATTCCGTTGCTCATTTCACTCAGTAAACGTTTCAAGCTTGTAAAATAGGGGGGACAACGAATGATCGCTATTGAAAATATAACCGTTCAGTTTGCTGATAAAAAAGTGCTCAACGATATTTCGATCGAGTTTGAACAAGGTGAGATGATCGGTCTGGTAGCACCGAACGGAACCGGGAAATCGACTTTGATGAATGTCATTATGAACTATTTGCCGCCGACAAGCGGGAAAGTATCGTTTAACGGAAACCTTAGCTATTCGAGTAAATCAAATGAGGTGAAGATTCACGAGTTTGTGTCGATGATGCCGGACCAAAGTGATTTATATAATCATTTAAGCGGCCGTGCGCATTTAAAAATGTTCGCAACGATGTGGAAGTCCGATCCAAAACTGATCGACGAAACAATTGAAGCATTGAATATGGGCCATTATGTAAATAAAAAAACCGGTACGTATTCACTCGGCATGCGTCAGCGTCTTTGTTTTGCAATGCAGATTGTTGCCAACACCGACATTATGATGATGGACGAAGTAATGAACGGGCTCGACCCGAATAATATTGAAGTTATTTCAAAGATTTTAATGAAAAAAAAGGCCGAGGGCAAAATGATCATCATCGCTTCGCACTTGCTCGATAATCTGGAAAAGTATGCCGACCGGATTTTCCTGTTCAATGGAGGCAAACTGGTCGATACGAATGAAATTATTGAAGGGTTCAGCCAGGCGAAAATCAAAACAGTACGTGTAAAAAATATGGAGGAATCCGTAAAAGCGCTGCTGAAGGAGAAATATCCGCAAATTGAACAGCAAACACTCGTTACGGATATGACACTGCTGCATCTCCCTAGTTCGGAACCGATGCTGTTAAGCGATCTGACTGAATTTATGGTGGATAACAATGTAATGGATTTTGCATTTGGTAAAGTGACATTGAATGATTTATATGCTCTTTACTATCATGAAGTTGTATAAGATAACTCGCGAAAAACGCCATTCTTTTTAGGGAATGGCGTTTTTAACGTATGCATAAGGGGATGATGTAGCATAGTAAAATCGAATTTGACTAATTCATCAATGTAATGGATGGTGCAGATGCAATGGTGGAGGAATGAGCCAGCCTTTTGATTTGTTCAGGCGTAATAACTTTGCCCCAAGCTGTGCCTTCGCTGTATGGAATTGACCATACATTAACCCGATATCTTCCCTGATCGTCATACCCATCGCCTGGCTGCATGCAACTAAACCGGCAGCGACATCCACAGATAATGCGGCACTTATTTCAGAATCGTTGAATTTTGCTCCTGGCGGGATATTTTCGATCCGTGCTTCAGGACGTTCCGGTGGCGCAGGAGGAAGCCCAACGCCATTCAATTTAAGAATTTTTTCTAATTGCTTAACTTCATCTCGTGCAAATTGGATAAAATCTTCAATAATTTTTTTCAGTTCCTGGTCACCGGCATG
This genomic window contains:
- a CDS encoding aspartyl-phosphate phosphatase Spo0E family protein, translating into MRFLFFKKIFRLRLRIRIESKRKDMYKKANDLGFTHPEVVHCSQELDDLLNKYSDTAA
- a CDS encoding ABC transporter permease yields the protein MYGYFKFELKQFFTNKKNLAIYFLLAFAAIFYAFKIAPAYDPIEKVDREEIEARYLTRQEFIDDLSKRDLWQIHPLTVDAYHKFSAVNPLDKARMDALDANDLKKYAEVTSTWYFEMSYMTFYNEHLSYNDRYYVADREFANNEGALNAMDQHYRYSAFNEADYELSIGVFEQRTALQTLERLVKGPLPLILIICSLLLAIDIVAKDRRHPTVLKGFPIADWKKLLMKAGVAFIGSITLFAPLLIGFMIIGAQSGFGHLKLPSPEYVFAFIPWGNESLANMMTLGTFLGRSLSLLILWFIVIINVVILSSVLFRQEMVNLAAGLFVIFGEKFYLSRGIGYFWEVEKVPTTYIHVGKVVSSYQNYYLGSENVDYQYGLLLLTICAVVLLIIPLLISLSKRFKLVK
- a CDS encoding DUF3231 family protein produces the protein MGILTGNPKDEPLHYGEVFNIWTSLAAGYSMIAGYQTFYNHAGDQELKKIIEDFIQFARDEVKQLEKILKLNGVGLPPAPPERPEARIENIPPGAKFNDSEISAALSVDVAAGLVACSQAMGMTIREDIGLMYGQFHTAKAQLGAKLLRLNKSKGWLIPPPLHLHHPLH
- a CDS encoding ABC transporter; translation: MLQALKVGLLIERSNRKNIVALLAVIVIVFGCMFFIKAQAVGDQLNEKRGDYYSSRAVLSKFQVQDASRDGDGSDLFKNLTQQKSAVALQIASLTLENYPMYYEASYRIAELRQQAFDMEDYEKVKDLLPTKFQNSLNYLYFKMMYESGKNTISDISHYIPFLLYFFSLVGVGWYIFMSFYTSSILLDDFEHSSIIKGYPVRFDQYVISKCIIAFLYVVAFIGLIFISAAPLLFNGMGDSAEKVAVYLGEPALISSVRYIVLCIVYMLVISMFVMLLSIILNVLLKNMYLTLFVHFILFFLPIIFPSIISVFPYNPFHFMNFNEILNGMPLDLVRPVDVTMNIGLLIMSICILIMLFVIKTFFSTGKIKRA
- a CDS encoding ABC transporter ATP-binding protein — protein: MIAIENITVQFADKKVLNDISIEFEQGEMIGLVAPNGTGKSTLMNVIMNYLPPTSGKVSFNGNLSYSSKSNEVKIHEFVSMMPDQSDLYNHLSGRAHLKMFATMWKSDPKLIDETIEALNMGHYVNKKTGTYSLGMRQRLCFAMQIVANTDIMMMDEVMNGLDPNNIEVISKILMKKKAEGKMIIIASHLLDNLEKYADRIFLFNGGKLVDTNEIIEGFSQAKIKTVRVKNMEESVKALLKEKYPQIEQQTLVTDMTLLHLPSSEPMLLSDLTEFMVDNNVMDFAFGKVTLNDLYALYYHEVV